The DNA sequence GTCTCGTCGCTGGTCTACCGGCAAGAGGGACGACGTTGGCCCTGCTGCAAGTGAGTGTCAGTGGAGGGTACCGCACCATGTCGGAATGGTCCCTCCAGGGGTTGGTACGCGAACTTTCGTGACGCGCACGCAACCGAATGGGAGCATATCTTCCGTTCCGAACGGTCCGGTACGCAACCCTATTCCCCGCTCGACCACACCTCACGCACGAGCGTGGCGATTTGTGGACGGCGGGCATGCGGGACGGCGCGCCGTACCGCGCCAAGGAAACCTTACGTGCCCGAGCCGGTGCTTTGCGCCACCGGCCGGCCCGGCAGCAGAGGTACGGCGGGCGGCGGCCGGCCGCCGCGGCCCGGGCGTCACTCGGCGTCGACGACGCGCTGGTTCAGCGCCTGTCCGAGGCCGTCGAGCGCGAGCTGCGGCCCGGTGAGGTCGGGCCGCTCGTCGCCGACCGGCCCCACCCAGCTCAGCGTCACGAAGTGGCCGAGGGCGCGGGCCTGCGCCCAGCTGCGCGCGGCGTCGAACGAGGCGGGCTGCTCGGGCGCGACCCGCACGAACCCGCGGTCCGCCTTCGGGTCGAGCGCCGCGACCAGGGCGTCGGCGGCCGCGGCGTCCGGCATGTTGAACACCAGGAACTGGCCGGAGACCGCGCCGTCCTCGCTCGCGTACACCGCGCGCAGCACCTGGGTGCACCCGGTGAGCGCCTCGGCCGCCGAGCCCCACACGACCGCCGCGCAGTCCTCCGACAGGCTCGCCGCGCGCCGTACCAGCACCGTGTCGTTCGCCGTGAGCCGCTCGGTGTCCGGGCCGAGGATCTCCTGCTCGGTGAGCGGCCGCGGGTCGGCCTTCCGGTTCGCGATCGGGGCGTAGATCGCCGTCGACCTCTCCATCCGGTAGGTGCCCGCCGTCGCCTGCGTGCCGTCGCGCAGCCACCACCAGGCGCCGGCGCCCCCGGCGACCAGCACCAGCACCGTCGCGACCACCGCGACCCGACCCCGCGTGTCACCCCAGATCCGGCCCAGCATGATCCTGACCTTACTTGGGCGACGCCTCCGGCTTGCCGCCGGCGGCCACCACCCGTGTGAACACCGCCTTCTCCACCGCGCGGACCGTCAGCGACAGGCCGACGAAGTCGTCCCGCGCCGTCGGCTCGCGGCCGTCGGCCCGCCCGAGCCACACCAGGCCGACCAGATGCCCCATCGCGTGCCCGCTCGCCTCGGTGTACCCGCCGGGGGCGAAGGCCGCCGCGGAGGACTCGAGCGGGCGCACCCAGCCGCCCCGGTGCAGCGTGGTGAGCGTCTTGACCAGGTCGTCGGCGGCGTCGACCGTCGCCAGGTTGAACAGCGTGTACTGCGCGACGTACCGTCCGTCGGCGCTGCGGTAGAGCCCGCGCACCGCCTGGTTGCAGCCGCCCGCGGCGAGCTTGGCGGCGAGCTGCTCCCCCCACACGACCGCGGAGCAGTCGCCGTCCTCCTTGCGCGCGACCAGCCGCAGCGTGATGCGGTCGCCCTTGAGGGTCCTGGTGGCGAAGAGCTCCTTGGCGGTGACCGGCTTCGGATCGTTCCTACGGTCGGCGATCGGTTTGAACTGCGGCAGCGAGGTCCAGCCCTGGTAGTCGTCCGGGCGGGCGAGGTCGACGCGCGAGCTCTCCCCGGCGGCCGCCCTGGGCGGCTCGGCCACCTCCGACAGCCGCCCGACCACCACGGTGAGCGCGATCGCGATGGCGAGCACGACGACGCCCCCGGCGACCGCGACGAGCACCGTCTGCTGCCGGTCGCTCAGCCCGCGCTCGCGCAGCGCCGGGAGGCTGAACGAGAACGGCGAGCGCCGCCGTTTGGTACGCCCGGGGCGCGGCGGCTCGGCCGGCCCGCCGGCCGGCGGTCCCATCGGTTCCGGGCCCTGCGGTGGGACCGGCGGCGGGAACGGTCCCGACGCCGGCGCGCCCGGCGCCTCGGCGGCCTGCCGGTCGGTGAACCAGCGCCCGGCCGTGTTCCGCATGCGGCCGGTCGACCGTACGGCGGGCCGGGCCGGGCCGGGCGGGAAGGCCGGGCGTCCGGGCGGGGCCTGCTCCGCCGGGCCCGGGAACGGTCCGCCCGGCCCCGGCGGATGCCCGGCCGGGCGGAACGCCTGCGGCCGGGGGGCGGGACCGGGGCGCGGCTGCGGAGGCTCCGGTCCCTGACCCGGCAGCGGCGGCCCGCCGGGATGGGGCCCCGGGTGGTGCCACGCCGTCTGCCCACCGGCCGCGGGCGGCCGGTCCGCGGGCCCACCCGGGGCCTCCCGCCTGCGGCGGCGTCCGGGGCGCCCGTCGCGCCCGCCTGCGCTCATCGGCGGCCGGCCTCCCGTTCCGGCACGGCGCCGCCGTCCCCGTCACCGCGGCCCTCGGCCGCGGCGGAGCGCACGGTGCCCGGCTCGCCGTCCGGCTCGTCCCGGCCGTCGCCGCCGTCGCTCTCCTCCCGGTCAGCCTCCGGCCCGGCCGGGCCGGTGGCGACGCCGAGCGACTCCTCGGCGGTGCTGCCGCGCCAGAGCCAGAAGTACACGAGCGCGCCCACGAAGATGACGATCGAGGTCCACTGGTTGAGCCGCAGGCCGAGGATCTCGTGGGCGGGGTCGACCCGCATGCCCTCGATCCAGAACCGGCCGGCGGTGTACCCGGCGACGTAGAGCGCGAACAGCCGGCCGTGCCGCAGGTCGAACCGCCTGCCCAGCCAGATCAGCGTGAACCCCACCGCGAAGTCCCACAGCATCTCGTACAGGAACGTCGGGTGGTAGGTGAGCACGCCGGGGACGGTGCCCGGCCGGCCGGGGTCGATCTCCAGGCCCCACGGCAGGTCGGTGGGCCCGCCGAACAGCTCCTGGTTGAAGTAGTTGCCCAGACGCCCGATGCCCTGCGCGATCACGATGCCGGGCGCGGCGGCGTCGGCGACCGCGGTGAGCGAGATGCCGCGCCGGCGGCAGCCGATCCACACGCCGACCCCGCCGAGCGCGATCGCCCCCCACACGCCCAGGCCGCCGTTCCAGATGAACAGCGCCTCGATCGGCTCGTTGGGCGCGTCCGGCCCGAAGTACAGCTGCCAGTCGGTGATGACGTGGTAGAGCCGGCCGCCGACGAGCCCGAAGGGCACGGCCCAGACGGCGAGGTCGGTGATCGTGCCCGGGTCGCCGCCACGGGCGCGCCAGCGGCGCTCCGTCAGGATGACGGCGACCACGACACCGAGCACGATGCAGAGGGCGTAGGCCCGGATGGGGATCGGCCCCAGGTACCAGACCCCCTGAGACGGGCTGGGAATCGAGGCAAGCGGCATGTCGGTGACGTTACCCTACTCCCGCAGCCCGCGCGTCCCGGCGATCCGTTTCCCTGGCGCCCGGCCTGCGTCACCGGGCGTGGATCACTTGGGCTGCGCCTCGAGGATCGCCTTCTCCAGCTCGCCGGGGAGGAACGCCGTGTACTCGAGATCCTTGCCGTCGAGCTTGACCGTCGGCGTGCCCTTGATGTTGGCGCTCTGCATGGTCCGCGACGAGTAGTTGAGCTGTTCCGAGGCGCCCTGCTGGCCGCGCACGCAGCTTTCGAAGTTGGCGTCGGTCACCCCGGCCTCCTTGCCCCAGGCGACCAGGTCGTCGATCTCGAAGCCGACGTCGCCCTCCCTCGGCTGCTCCTTGAAGAGCCGGTCGTGCAGCGCCATCCAGGGCCGGTCACCGGGCACGCAGCGCAGCGCGGTCGAGGCGCGGAGCGAGTTGCCCCGCAGCGGCTCCTGGGGGAAGAGCACGATGGGGTGGTAGACCACCTTCACCTTGCCCTCGGCGGCGAGGCGCTTGATCGTGTCGCCGCTCGTCTCCTCGAAGTTCTTGCAGGCGGGGCACTGGAAGTCCTCGTAGATGTCGAGGACCGGGGCGTTCACGCCGGGCCGCGCCATCACCACGTCGCCCTCGGCCGTGCGGCTGATCGGCGCGAGCTCGCCCGCGTACACCTCGGAGCGGTTGCGCGTCGACTGCCAGATCGCGACCATCGCCACGATCAGCACGACCACGCCCACCACGGACAGCGTGATGGTGACCTGGCGGCGGCGCTGTTCCCGCTTGCGCTCCTGCTCCCGCTGGAGGCGAATCTTCTCTCGGGTGGCCCTCCGGGCGGCGTTGCCCATCAATCGTCCTTTTCTCGGTTCCGTTCCTCGTCCGCTTCGGGATCGTCGTCTGCGTCGGAGTCGTCGCGGTAGGGGCTTTGGTCCCCGTCCGCGGCCGGCGCCAGGCCGAGCGCGGTGTCGAGGGCGAACCGCCCCGGGGGCTTGACCGCGACCCATGCGGCGAGGGCGAGGAAGCCCACGTCACGCAGGATCTCGGGCAGGTAGTTGGCCTTCTGGCCGGGCGGCAGCGCGCCACCGCCGCCGAAGCACCCGCAGTCGATGTTGAGCCCGCGGGCCCAGGCGGAGGCGATGCCGATGACGAACGCGAGCATCAGCACCGCGGTGGCGATCGCCGCCATCCGCGTGAGCAGCCCGATGACCAGCAGCAGCCCGATGACGATCTCCAGAATCGGCAGCACGTAGCCGACGATCTCCGCGACGGCCTCCGGCAGGAGCTCGTACGCCTTGACCGCCTGGATCGACAGCGCCGGGGCGCCCATCTTCGACCAACCGGCCACGATGAGGACCCCGGCCAAAACCAGCCGGGCGACCGTCGTCACCCAGGGTAGCGCGACCCGTGCCAAGGGCAACGGTGCCGTGGCTGAGCTCTGTGTTGTCACGGTTCTGCTCGTCTCCTCGTCCTTCCCCCGCCGGCGTGTGCCGGCGACCTCCGCCGGCACACGCGGAGCCCCGGCCCACTACAGCACACCCGCCGTAAACGCGGTGTAAGCGCACGCCTCTGCCGGCGTTCGTGCAGGGGCGTCTTCAGCCTACGACCGGCGCGGGCCGGTACGGGCGCGACGCGCCCGACATACCCAAAGACGGCGGGCGGGCCGGGCGACAGGAGATACGCGCGAGGCGCGGGGTAAGGACGGGCCGGACGGCCCCGGGATCAGGCGCGCACGCCCGCGGCGAGCTCCTCGGCGAGCGCGCGGACCGCGGCGAGCCCGGACGCCTCGTCCGGGGCGTCGAGCAGGCGGCGGATGAAGGCCGAGCCGACGATCACGCCGTCCGCGTACGCGGCCACCTCGGCGGCCTGGGCGCCGTTGCTCACGCCCAGGCCCACGCACACCGGCAGGGTGGTGTGCTCCCGGGTGCGCTTGACCAGGCCCTCGGCCGCGGCGCTCACCGTCTCCCGGGCGCCGGTGACGCCCATGAGCGACGCGGCGTACACGAACCCGGTGCAGCACCGCACCACCTTCTCGATGCGCGCGTCGGTGGAGCTGGGCGCGACGAGGAAGACGGTGTCGATGCCCGCGGCGGCGCTCGCCTCCAGCCACGGCCCGGCCTCCTCCGGGGTGAGGTCCGGGGTGATCGTGCCGGCCCCGCCCGCGGCGGCGAGGTCGCGGGCGAAGCGCTCGGCGCCGTAACGGTCCACCGGGTTCCAGTACGTCATGACGAGCGTGGCGGCGCCGGTGGCGGCGACGGCCTCCACGGTGCGCAGCACGTCGGCGATGCGGGTCCCGTTGACCAGGGCGCGGTGCACCGCGTCCTGGATGGTCGGGCCGTCCATGAGCGGGTCGGAGTACGGCAGGCCGATCTCGATCACGTCGCACCCGCCCTCGACCATCGTGGTGGCCGCGGCGATGGCGCCCCGCGCGGAGGGGAAGCCTGCGGGCAGGTAGCCGACCAGGGCGGCGCGCTTCTCGGCCCGCGCCTTCTCGAACACCGTCTGGAGAGTCGTCATCGTCACGTCCGTCTATGTCCGTCGTCCCGCCCGGTCGGTCCCGCGGACCCTGGCCGGTGCTGCTCGATCGTCAGAGGTTGAAGTACTTCATCGCGGTGGCCATGTCCTTGTCACCGCGTCCGGAGAGGTTCACCAGGATCGTCGCGCCGGGCCCGAGCTCGCGGCCGAGCTCGAGCGCCCCGGCGAGCGCGTGGCTCGACTCCAGCGCCGGGATGATGCCCTCGGTGCGGGCGAGCAGCGCGAACGCCTCCATCGCCGCCTCGTCGGTGACCCCGTGGTACACGGCCCGGCCGGAGTCCTTGAGCCAGGCGTGCTCGGGGCCGACCCCGGGGTAGTCGAGGCCCGCCGAGATGCTGTGCGACTCGATCGTCTGGCCCTCGTCGTCCTGGAGCACGTAGGTGCGCGCCCCGTGGAGCACGCCGACCGAGCCCGCGGTGAGGGTGAGCGCGTGCTCGCCGGACTCCAGGCCGTGCCCGGCCGCCTCGTAGCCGTGCAGCTGCACGTCCTTGTCGTCGAGGAAGGCGTGGAAGATGCCGATGGCGTTCGAGCCGCCGCCGACGCAGGCCGCGACCGCGTCGGGCAGGCGGCCGGTGAGCTCGATGACCTGGCGGCGCGCCTCCACGCCGATGATCCGGGCGAAGTCGCGCACGATCTCCGGGAAGGGGTGGGGCCCGGCGACCGTGCCGAAGATGTAGTGGGTGTGGTCGACGTTGGTGACCCAGTCGCGGAAGGCCTCGTTGATCGCGTCCTTGAGCGTCCTGCTGCCGGTGTGCACCGGCACGACCTTCGCGCCGAGCAGCTTCATCCGGGCGACGTTGAGCGCCTGGCGCTCGCAGTCGACCGCGCCCATGTAGATGACGCACTCCAGGCCGAGCAGCGCGGCCGCGGTCGCGGTGGCGACGCCGTGCTGGCCCGCGCCGGTCTCGGCGATCACCCGGGTCTTGCCGAGCCGCTTGGTGAGCAGCGCCTGCCCGAGCACGTTGTTGATCTTGTGGGCGCCGGTGTGGGTGAGGTCCTCCCGCTTGAGGAGGATGCGGGCGCCGCCGGCGTGCTCGGCGAACCGCGGCACCTCGGTGACCGGGGTCGGCCGGCCCGCGTAGGTGCGCAGCAGGTGGTCGAACTCGCGGACGAACTCCGGATCGTTCCGCGCCTCGTTGAAGACCTTCTCCACCTCGTCGAGCGCCGGGATGAGCGCCTCCGGCACGAACCTCCCGCCGAAGATGCCGAACCGTCCGTGCTCGTCCGGTCCCGGCCCGGCCAGGTCGGCCGCGCTCAACATGGTCGCCTCACTCACGCTTCCTCCTCAGCTGCGCCGCCGGGCGGCTCAGTGACGCCGTTCCTGCCCGGTGTCCTGGCGTGACGCCGGATGGGCGCCGGCGGTCACCAGATCGTGCACCGCGGCGCGCGGATCCCTCCCGGTGACCAGGCTCTCCCCCACCAGGACGGCGTCCGCGCCCGCCCGGGCGTAAGCGAGCAGGTCGTGCGGCCCGCGCACACCCGACTCGGCGATCTTGATGATACCGTCCGGGATTTTCGGCGCGAGCTTGGCGAACACCTCGCGGTCGACCTTTAGGGTCTTCAGATCCCGGGCGTTCACTCCGATGACCTTCGCGCCCGCGTCGAGCGCGCGGTCGAGCTCCTCCTCGGTGTGCACCTCCACCAGCGGGACGAGGCCGATCGACTCGGCCCGCTCGATCAGCGACACCAGGGCCTGCTGGTCCAGGGCCGCCACGATGAGCAGGGCGAGGTCCGCGCCGTACGCCCGCGCCTCCCACAGCTGGTAGGAGGTGACGATGAAGTCCTTCCGCAGCAGCGGCACGTCCACCCGCGCCCGCACGGCGGCCAGATCCTCGAGGCTGCCCGCGAACTTGCGCCGCTCGGTCAGCACGCTGATCACGTGCGCGCCGCCCGCCTCGTAGTCGCTCGCCAGAGCGGCCGGATCGGCGATCGCCGCCAGCGGCCCCTTGGAAGGACTGGACCGCTTGACCTCCGCGATCACCGAGACCCGGTCACCGCCGAGCACCGCGTACACGTCCCGCGGTGCGGGGGCCCGCTCGGCACGCCGCTTGAGTTCCTCGATCCCCACGGACCGCTGCCGCTCGGCGAGGTCGGCCCGCACCCCGTCCAGGATCTCGTCCAGCACACTCACACGGTCTCCTCGCCCGTCCAGTACTCGTTCTGCCGATGCTATAAGCCCGCGTCACCGCGACCCGACACCGGGGTTGTATCCCCCGTTGTTCCCCCGTGTCGCCCCTCGCCGCCACGGGATCCTCCCGCCGCCCCTATGGCGCGAGGAATTGCCCGAAAGGCAGATTTCTCACCACCCCATAGGAAATAAGGAGCGCGAGAAAGGCCCACACAATTGCGGGATGCGGTGCTTTTTCGGCGAAGGGCCTGCCCTGCCATGAGCGTACCGCCCACCGTACCCACAGCGCGGCCGCCATGGGGAGCAACACGACGAACAGCGCGTTCAGCCCCAGGGCGGCGCCGATGTCGCCGCGGGTGAGCGCGTGCAGCGCGCGCAGCGTCCCGCAGCCGGGACAGTACAGGCCGGTGAGCGCGAGCAGCGGGCAGGGCGGATAGTGGCCGGGCTCGTTGGGATCGACCACGGCCACGAGGGCGGTCCCCGCCGCCGCGACGGCCGCGACCGCCGCGGACGGCAGCGCCGAACACAGGCGGCGGCCGATCCCGGGCCCGGTCCCCTGACGGGACCCGCCACCGGGATCGCCCGTCGCCGTCATCCCCGGCCCCCGTCGCGCCGGCATCGCTCAGACCGGCGTCCGGATGTGACGACGCATCACAACGACGAGGTCGTCGTCGCGGTCCACCACGCCCCCCAGCCGAGGGTGAGGAAGGCGATCCAGTAGAGCAGCCACAGGCCGGTGAGGATCCAGCCGAGGATCACCCCGGTCAGCGCCATGCCGTGGCCCTGCTCACCGGTGCGCTTGACCTGCCCGAGCGCGACGTGCCCGAAGATCACCGCGAGCACCGAGGTGGCGCCGCAGGTGACGAAGCCGAGGATGCCGAGGATCATCGCGGTGACCGCCAGCCCGTTGGTGCCCGGCGCCTGGTAGGGGGCGTAGCCGGGCTGCTGGTAGCCGTAGGCCTGGTTGTAGTCGGTGTAGCCCGGCTGGGGCTGGGCGTACCCCGGGTTGGGCTGGCCGTACCCGGGATCGGGCTGCCCATAGCCCGGCTGCTGGCCGTAGCCGTACCCGCCGTGCGGGCCTCCGTACCCCCCGCCCTGGTTGTCTGGCGGATACCCGTAACTCATCGACGGCTCCTGGTGGACGAAACTGCGCAAGGTCGCGCCCGTAGCCTATCGGCAAGAACGGAAATTCTTGTCGTCCGGCGGAATTTTGTCGGCAAGTTGTGATGGGCTTACCGTGCGTGCTTACCGTGCGTGCCCGCCGCCGGAATCCGCGGTCGGATCCGCGCCGCTGTCGATCGCGTCCCACAGCTCGCGTTCCCGGTCGCGGCCCCGCTCGCGGGCCCGGTCCGCGCCGCCCGTCCGCGCGGCGGTGCCGTCCGGCCGCTCGTACCTCTGGGACATGCCCGGCCAGCGGGCCGCCCGCGCCACCGCGACGATGCCCCCGGCCACGAGGACGATCCCGCCCGCCACCGTCGCCGCGGGCCACGCCGCGGCCGTCTCCCAGGTGGCCGTCGCGGCCGCGGACAGCGCGCTGTGCCGCGCGGCCGCCTCCAGCACGGCGTCCTGCCGCAGCCCGGCGGCCACGCCGATCGCGGGGGCGGCGCCGCACAGCGCGACCACGGCGCCGATCAGCCGCCGCCACACGCCGCGGGCGGCGAGCACCGCCACCACCGCGGCGAGCGCGGCGAGCGCCGCCGGGCCCGCGTACGCCACGAGCTCGCCGCCGGTGAGCGCGACCTCGCCGAGCGCGGCGCCGCCGGAGTCGCCGTAGCGCACCACGGCCCACTCGCGTCCGGCGGCGAGCAGCACCAGGCCCGCCCCGAGGGCGCAGGCCACGGCCCAGGCCGCGAGCTCCCGCCGGGGCGCGGCGTTCGTCGCAGGGGTCATGAGGGGGTCCTGTTCACACGGTGGGTCAGGTCCGCCGGGCGGGCTCCGCCGCGCCGGCGGGGTCCGTGGTCAGCAGCACGTCCCGATCGAAGCAGGTGCGGGCGCCGGTGTGGCACGCGACCCCCACCTGGTCCACCTGGACGAGCAGCGTGTCGCCGTCGCAGTCGAGGGCGACGTGCTTGACCCACTGTACGTTCCCGGAGGTCTCCCCCTTCACCCAGTACTCGCGGCGGCTGCGCGACCAGTAGGTGGCCCGGCCGGTGGTGAGGGTGCGGTGCAGCGCCTCGTCGTCCATCCAGGCGAGCATCAGCACCTCTTTGGTGTCGTACTGCTGGACGATGGCGGGCACCAGCCCGTCGGGCGAGCGCTTGAGCCGTTCGGCGATCCGCGGGTCAAGGGACATGCGGCAATTCTGCCCCAGTCGCCCGGCGGCCCGCGCCACCGCCACCCCGGCGTACCGCCCCGCCGTACCGGGCCGGCTATCAGGAGCGGGTGCCGGAGGCCCAGGAGGCGTACAGGTCGGCGTAGACGCCGGGCTGCCTGATCAGCTCGGCGTGCGGGCCGCGCTGCACGATGCGGCCGCGGTCGAAGACGAGGATCTCGTCGGCGGCCTCCGCGGTGGACAGCCGGTGCGCGATCGACACCGCGGTACGGCCCCGCGTCACGCCCTCCAGCGCGCGGGCGAGACGGACCTCGGTGGCCGGGTCCACGGCCGAGGTGGCCTCGTCGAGCAGCAGCAGGTCGGGGTCGGCGAGGTAGGCGCGGGCGAGGGCGACGAGCTGCCGCTCCCCCGCCGACAGCGACTCGCCGCGCTGGCCCACCGGGGTGTCGAGCCCGGCGGGCAGCCCCGCCACCCAGTCCGCCAGGCCGAGCTCGGTGATCGCCAGCTCGATGTCCGCGTCGGTCGCGTCCGGCCTGCCGTACCGGATGTTCTCGGCGAGGGTGCCGTCGAAGAGGAAGCCGTCCTGCGGCACCATGACGACGCGCTCGCGCAGCGAGGAGAACCGGATCTCGCGCAGGTCGACGCCGTCGAGCAGCACCCGGCCCTCGACCGGGTCCATCAGCCGGGTGAGCAGCTTGGCGAACGTGGTCTTGCCCGACCCGGTCTCGCCGACCACGGCGACCTTGGTGCACGGGGGGATCTCCACGGTGATGTCGTGCAGC is a window from the Thermopolyspora flexuosa genome containing:
- the lgt gene encoding prolipoprotein diacylglyceryl transferase produces the protein MPLASIPSPSQGVWYLGPIPIRAYALCIVLGVVVAVILTERRWRARGGDPGTITDLAVWAVPFGLVGGRLYHVITDWQLYFGPDAPNEPIEALFIWNGGLGVWGAIALGGVGVWIGCRRRGISLTAVADAAAPGIVIAQGIGRLGNYFNQELFGGPTDLPWGLEIDPGRPGTVPGVLTYHPTFLYEMLWDFAVGFTLIWLGRRFDLRHGRLFALYVAGYTAGRFWIEGMRVDPAHEILGLRLNQWTSIVIFVGALVYFWLWRGSTAEESLGVATGPAGPEADREESDGGDGRDEPDGEPGTVRSAAAEGRGDGDGGAVPEREAGRR
- a CDS encoding DsbA family protein, translating into MGNAARRATREKIRLQREQERKREQRRRQVTITLSVVGVVVLIVAMVAIWQSTRNRSEVYAGELAPISRTAEGDVVMARPGVNAPVLDIYEDFQCPACKNFEETSGDTIKRLAAEGKVKVVYHPIVLFPQEPLRGNSLRASTALRCVPGDRPWMALHDRLFKEQPREGDVGFEIDDLVAWGKEAGVTDANFESCVRGQQGASEQLNYSSRTMQSANIKGTPTVKLDGKDLEYTAFLPGELEKAILEAQPK
- a CDS encoding MauE/DoxX family redox-associated membrane protein; amino-acid sequence: MTTVARLVLAGVLIVAGWSKMGAPALSIQAVKAYELLPEAVAEIVGYVLPILEIVIGLLLVIGLLTRMAAIATAVLMLAFVIGIASAWARGLNIDCGCFGGGGALPPGQKANYLPEILRDVGFLALAAWVAVKPPGRFALDTALGLAPAADGDQSPYRDDSDADDDPEADEERNREKDD
- the trpA gene encoding tryptophan synthase subunit alpha gives rise to the protein MTTLQTVFEKARAEKRAALVGYLPAGFPSARGAIAAATTMVEGGCDVIEIGLPYSDPLMDGPTIQDAVHRALVNGTRIADVLRTVEAVAATGAATLVMTYWNPVDRYGAERFARDLAAAGGAGTITPDLTPEEAGPWLEASAAAGIDTVFLVAPSSTDARIEKVVRCCTGFVYAASLMGVTGARETVSAAAEGLVKRTREHTTLPVCVGLGVSNGAQAAEVAAYADGVIVGSAFIRRLLDAPDEASGLAAVRALAEELAAGVRA
- the trpB gene encoding tryptophan synthase subunit beta, with product MLSAADLAGPGPDEHGRFGIFGGRFVPEALIPALDEVEKVFNEARNDPEFVREFDHLLRTYAGRPTPVTEVPRFAEHAGGARILLKREDLTHTGAHKINNVLGQALLTKRLGKTRVIAETGAGQHGVATATAAALLGLECVIYMGAVDCERQALNVARMKLLGAKVVPVHTGSRTLKDAINEAFRDWVTNVDHTHYIFGTVAGPHPFPEIVRDFARIIGVEARRQVIELTGRLPDAVAACVGGGSNAIGIFHAFLDDKDVQLHGYEAAGHGLESGEHALTLTAGSVGVLHGARTYVLQDDEGQTIESHSISAGLDYPGVGPEHAWLKDSGRAVYHGVTDEAAMEAFALLARTEGIIPALESSHALAGALELGRELGPGATILVNLSGRGDKDMATAMKYFNL
- the trpC gene encoding indole-3-glycerol phosphate synthase TrpC, whose protein sequence is MSVLDEILDGVRADLAERQRSVGIEELKRRAERAPAPRDVYAVLGGDRVSVIAEVKRSSPSKGPLAAIADPAALASDYEAGGAHVISVLTERRKFAGSLEDLAAVRARVDVPLLRKDFIVTSYQLWEARAYGADLALLIVAALDQQALVSLIERAESIGLVPLVEVHTEEELDRALDAGAKVIGVNARDLKTLKVDREVFAKLAPKIPDGIIKIAESGVRGPHDLLAYARAGADAVLVGESLVTGRDPRAAVHDLVTAGAHPASRQDTGQERRH
- a CDS encoding DUF2752 domain-containing protein, giving the protein MAVVDPNEPGHYPPCPLLALTGLYCPGCGTLRALHALTRGDIGAALGLNALFVVLLPMAAALWVRWAVRSWQGRPFAEKAPHPAIVWAFLALLISYGVVRNLPFGQFLAP
- a CDS encoding DUF4190 domain-containing protein, which translates into the protein MSYGYPPDNQGGGYGGPHGGYGYGQQPGYGQPDPGYGQPNPGYAQPQPGYTDYNQAYGYQQPGYAPYQAPGTNGLAVTAMILGILGFVTCGATSVLAVIFGHVALGQVKRTGEQGHGMALTGVILGWILTGLWLLYWIAFLTLGWGAWWTATTTSSL
- a CDS encoding TIGR02234 family membrane protein gives rise to the protein MTPATNAAPRRELAAWAVACALGAGLVLLAAGREWAVVRYGDSGGAALGEVALTGGELVAYAGPAALAALAAVVAVLAARGVWRRLIGAVVALCGAAPAIGVAAGLRQDAVLEAAARHSALSAAATATWETAAAWPAATVAGGIVLVAGGIVAVARAARWPGMSQRYERPDGTAARTGGADRARERGRDRERELWDAIDSGADPTADSGGGHAR
- the hisI gene encoding phosphoribosyl-AMP cyclohydrolase — protein: MSLDPRIAERLKRSPDGLVPAIVQQYDTKEVLMLAWMDDEALHRTLTTGRATYWSRSRREYWVKGETSGNVQWVKHVALDCDGDTLLVQVDQVGVACHTGARTCFDRDVLLTTDPAGAAEPARRT